A stretch of DNA from Pongo abelii isolate AG06213 chromosome 10, NHGRI_mPonAbe1-v2.0_pri, whole genome shotgun sequence:
ACTGATCCCAGGCCCTCACCTGTTTAGCAGCTGCTGCATGAAGGTGTCTGCACCTTGGTACATGCCAGCCAGCTGGCCCTGCACCTGCCCCAGCCCCGTGTTGGGCCCTGGGGCTGGGCCACCAGGCCGTGGCCGGGCCCTGCTGCTTAGGTAGGCCTTCTCCTCTTCCAGTGCCCGACGCAGGTCTTCCGCCTTGGCCATCAGCTTGGAGATGTTGAGGCTCTCGGCCTCCAGCTTCCGGGCTTCCATCTTGACTTCCCTCCGGAGCGGGGAGCCCCCACCAGCCCCCTCCTTGTTCTTGGTGGCCTCCGTGCGGCGGTTCAGCGCTGGCAGCTTGCTCTTCTTAAGGCCGAACCAGCTGGCGATGCTGCTGGTGTTGCGGTGCTTGACCTCGGCGCCGGGGGCTCGCTCCTGGCCCTGGAGCCGCAGCACGTTCTCCTCAATACCCTTCATCACCTTCTCCTCGATGGCTGAGTGTGGGGCCAGCCCCTCAGGGCCCTGGCTTGGGTCAGTGGGGCCAGGTACTAGGGGTGTGGACTGGGCCGTGGTACTACCACAGTCTGCCCAGGGAGGGCCCTTCCCTTTGTCAGGCTTGGGGGACTCCTTGGTGACTGGGGGAGCCCCAGGTCGAGGCACCACCTTGGTGGGTGACTTGGAAGGGAGCTTGGTGGGGCTGCTGTGAGGGCTCTTATTGGGCTTGCCCAGGCTTGGGGCTGAGGTTGGCACTTTGGCAGGGGTACGGGGTACCTGGGGGCACAGGGCCCCTGCCAGCCGGCTCTTGGCCAGCTCTACTTTGGTGAGGCAGCTCCTTGGTGAGACAGGCTCCAGGTCCACCCGGGCCCCCATGGAGTGAGAGGAGTAGACTCGGGCCCCAGGATCCCCCATGAGTCCAGGTTCCTGCTGCTTCAGGCTGTTTGTGCCCAAGGCCACTGCCCCCCGTATCCCCCCCTTGGCTTCTAGCTGCTCCGGTGGCCTGTGGATGGAGGGCACCATGTCTCCAGCACTCTCCCCTGACTTCCCAGGTCCCCGGGTCTTTTCGGTGCCAGGCCTGGCTGGCACCCCATTCTTctctgggcccagggccccctcGGGGCCTGTCTTCAGCTTCCCCAGGGCCGCCAGTCTGTCCCGCAGAGGTGTGCTGCCAGGATCCCCAGGTCGCCGTCCTGACCCCTGGCTGGGCTTCTTGGATGAGTTGCCTGGGGTCCTGCGGCCAGGATGGGGAGACTCCGAGCCTGCCTTGTCCAAACTCTTCTCCTGGGGGCTCCCATAGGGGTACGATTCTGCGGGGCAAGGGCTGGGGGGGACTCCAGGGCTTCTGAGGACCTCAGGGGCCTGTGGTACCTCCAGAGTTAGCTGTGGGTAGGTGGGCACCTGCAGTGGGGATGGAGGTGGCTCTGGGGAAGGCCCCCTAAAGGTGCTCCGAGAAAGGTCCAGGATGTTCTCATAGCAGGGAGACACCACTGGGCCTGGGGACAGCGTGGTGGACAAGGCTGACTGCAGGGGTCTGAGCTGTGCGGAGTCTGGGGTTGTGTAGCAGGGTGAAGGGCTGGTGGGCAGGCCTTGAGCCCCCTCTGGGGACAGCTCTCCTCCACCCAGACCCCTTCGGGGCAACAGTGGGGAAGGGCTGCCGTCTGAGCCACTGTTCCGACAGGGGATTCGCGAGTTCCGGGGGAGCTGGGGACTGAGCTGCGGGCCTCCTGGGCTAGGGCTCTTCTCCGAGGTTGGAGGCAGCTTTAGAAACTTGAGACCCCTAGCTGGAGAGGGCAGAAGGGGTCCTTGAGCTTCCCCAGGAGAAGGGGGGCCAATTTGGAGCTTGCTTTTCACCTGAGATGAGGAATGGGGGTGGCCAGGCCGAGAGCCCAGTGGGGCATCCCCAGCACCCATGAACATGCTAAGGAAAGGAAGGGGCCCCTGGCCCTCTGAGGTAGCACCGAAGCCTGGCCTGTGGGCCTCTGGGGTGCCCCCACCCCAAGCTGACTTGGGGAGGCCTTTGGACTTAGACAGCTGTGGGGGCGCCTGGTCTGGGGAGGATGGCTGCCCGGGACCTGGGTGGTCCCCGTTGAGTGGGCCTGTAGCCCCGGCCAGGAAGGCCTGTAGGTAAGACTCTGTGTCCTCAAGGAGCTGGCCCAGGTTCAACTGTCTGCGGGCCAGGGCACCGAGCAGGGTGTCGGGGCTGGGTGCCTCATTGGGGTCACCTGCCTCatcagaagaagaggaggagctgCTGCCTGGGGCACAGTTTGGGCCAGAGCTGGTGCCCTGGACCTGAGGAGGTCCCCTGCTAGGACCCCAGGGCCGCCCAGTGCCCTCTTCCCCTCCCGGACCCCCCAAGAGGCGCTCCCAGTGCAGCAGGCCTCCCAGGTTGCCAGGGCCTAGCAGCAGGCAGGGCGCCCAGGGCGAGGGTTCAGGCTGAGGCGGGCCACACAGCTCGCCATTGATGGGCTCTGGGGAGCCAGACCCCTGGCCTGGAGGCCGCCAGGGGGTGGCAGGTGAGCAGAGAAGCAAGGGGTCAGTCTCTTCCAGGGCTCTCAGCACCTCCAGAATCTGGGCCTTCTTCCGAAGGAATGGGGATAGGGCATCCAGCGCTGGGGGTGGGGCGGCTGGGGGGCCTGGGCCTCCTGGCCTCAGCCGCTGCTCCCAACATACCTTAGGGGAGAGATGATGGCATGAGGAGGAGACCACAAGCAGCTGGGATCCAGTTCCaggcccaggccctgggctggcGTAACAGGGAATGCCAGGAACAGAGCTGGCCTGGTTGTGTCTGTGTCCCCAAAAGGAATTCACAGCAACTGGGATATGATGGTTCCGCTTCAAGGGTTGCTCAACCCTGGTTATCCCAATTCTTCTTCCTGGCACGCTTGGGGTTGGGCAGACATCCTACATCCTTTTCTTGGTTGCTCCAGCCCCTACTCCCCACAGCCATTTGGATTAGCAGGGCTGACCACCTAAAACTCTGACCTCTGTGTTTGTCCCAGGGGAGGGAGGCCTGTCCATTTCTCAGGCCCAGAAAGAACACACAGACTCCAGAAGGGAGTGTGATGTGGCCAAGTCCTAAGTCAGTCACTATAGGCAAACCCAGGCCTCCTCAGGGAACACAGCTGACCCCGCTGACCTCATCCCCAGCAGAAAGGGGTTGGGGGTGacgccatgcccagccctttctcGGGGGTAGCATAGTGTGGTATAGTGGGCAACCCATAGGCTCTGGAGTCAGCCTGTGTAGGCTCAAGTTCCAGTTCTACCTATCGATAGGGCCTTCAAGTTATTTGAGCTCTAAGCTACTTCACtgtgtcatctgtaaaatgggatgattaTTATGTTAACCTCACTAAGGAAGACAAATGAGATCCAGGGTGTtctacacagtgcctggcatgcagtaagAGCTCAGTAAGTGTTAACCATGCCTCCTAATGCATTACTAATGCATTTGCTCACAGGGCCAGTGGCTAGGATTGGGGATCTGCTTTTCTTGGCATTCGGCTGCTCACACTTCCAGCCTGGACAAACGTCTGAGCACTGTGAAACAGCCCTTCTCTGGATATTTGCTAGGAAACATCAGTGGAGTACTGACCACAATACCCAGCCCTCCTACCTCTCtttgcccagcacagtgccccaGAGGCAGCGGGGCAGCCGGTCTCTCAGTGGAGCTCAGGGAGGGGGAGGCTGGTGGCTCTGAtggtggctggagtggagtgagtgggaTCTGCAGAGGTAGAGGCAGAGTTAGCACAGTAGCTGTCTGACCCCAGCTCCCTACTCCCTCGCAAAGCCAGGCCTTCCCCTCTGAGTCCGCTCCTTCATGGAGGACTCCCAGACTCCCAGCCCCAAATGCAGCTCTTGCTGCTGCCCCACCCACCAGTAAGAGAAGCCTCAGGAGACCACAGCACAGGCAGATCTGGGGTCTCAGAGTGAGACTGGTCAGAGGGCTTTGGAGAAACATGAATGTCCCAGGTCCAGAGGGCCACAGCAAGTCTAACTCAGGGTGCCTTTCTTAGCTCCAGGCCTGCTTTACTTTTCTGTGGGGCTTCCTCTCCTCTCACAAAGAGGGTTACCGCAAAGGTCTCTTCCTGTTCTGACCACCTGGGATCTGAGGATCATAGGGACAGCTGAGATAGATGGTCTTAGAAAAGAGATGGCAGGGAGTTATAATATTTTGGTCTCCCCCACCTGGTCTCATGTGGAACATCTACTCTGAGGACTGAAAAGGAAGGATTTAATCATTCTCAGTCCCTGAGAATGTAATTTCCTTCTCCTGGGCATCTTGTGGCTAGATACAAGTCAGCTTtaactcctccctctccctcattcTTCACAGCCtttaaaccctgtctctgcagCGCCCCTCAAGCCCCCCTACCCCACAACCTATGGCCAACTGCAGCAGCGCCTCCAGCCCAGTTCTTCCTGCCTCTGGCCTGCACTGCTCAGCATCTCATGCAGTCTCCTTGACCTGGTTTGGTGGTCTTTCAATCTCCTGTGCACAAGACAACctaaagcatcttttttttttctttaaactataaACTCTAACAAtgagatgagttttttttttttttttttttgagacagggttttgcctctgtcactcaggctggaatgcagtggcacgactgtagctcactgcagcctagatcccctgggctcaagcaatcctcttgccccagcctcctgagtagctaggactacaggcgcatgtcaccatgcctggctaattaaaaaaaatttttttttttgtacagatggtgtcttgctatgttgcctagactggtcttgaactcctgggcccaagttgattctccctcttcagcctccaaaatgttggaattataggcgtgagctactgtgcttggcctcattttcttttctaagcaTTTTTGTGCTCGAAAGCCTCCTATGCCTGCCCACTGCCCATGGAAACAAGTGTGAACTCCTCTGCAGGCATTCCGGGCCTGGCTGGCCAGCTCTTCCCATGCCACCATCTCCCTCACTGTCCCTTCACACGTCCTTTGCTCCAGCCAAGCTGCACAGCTTGCTGCTCTCTGGGCTTCCTTGCCCTTGGatctttgctcatgctgttcttTCCACAGGGAATCCCTCCGCCCCAGTCCCCATTTCACTCTTAAAATCTCCCAtcctgccgggcatggtggctcatgcctgtaatcccagcactttgggaggccgaggcgggtgggtcacctgatgtcaggagttccagaccagcctgaccaacatggagaaatctcgtctctactaaaaatagaaaattagctggacgtggtggcgcatgcctgtaatctcagctactcgggaggctgaggcagaagaatcgcttgaacccgggaggcagaggttgcggtgagccgagatcgtgccattgcactccagcctgggcaacaagagtgaaactccatctcaaaaaaatcttccatccatccattaagGCCCAGTTGCAATGTTGTTTCCATCCTTCTCTTATGGCCTCCCCACACTGTCCCCTGGGTTCTTTGACGGCACTGTCACACTCTGCCTTGTGGCATGGCGTCTCTACCTCCCTGAGCTCCCAACAGTCCCAGGGTCCTGGGGTCCTGTTGGCCTGCAGAGGCCTCAGCCCTTAGACAGGGCCTTGTGATGCAGTCCAATTCCATACGTGTTGTCAAAGGCACTGCTCACAGTAAGAGCTTAATTGGTATTTGTGCAAAGGAGCTTTCACCCTAGCAAAGCACAAGCTGGGAATCACATCATAAACAGCTGCCACTGACTGACTATCTACTGTGGGCCAAGCGTGACATATCATCTCATTGAATCTTCACGTCAACTGCAATATGGGTATTTTTATCCTTATCTGTAAAGAAAAAACTATAGTCTGTAAACCTTAGTAATTTGCCCCAGGTCATGCAGCTAAGAAGTAGCTAAGTTAGGGATCCAACCCAAGTTTATCCGAGGCCAAGCTTCGTGCTCTTTCCATTATGTCATGTTACCTCTGGGGAAGATAAATCTATTGGCCCAAACCCCACGAGGTTCCAGAATTCATTTAGGTAAAAAGTAAATGATTTAAGGACACTCGACCCCTCTGTTATCAGCAGTCATTGAGAAGAGTGTGCTGGGGTGGGCTGAGCTGGTGTGGTTGGGCCTCTGGGGATTCCAGGGTAAACCCTGCCACAGGGACAGATCTAGGGCAAGGAGAACTGCAGAGTCACTGCTGTGGACTCTGACCCAGCTCTGTGCCAATCTGGCGAGACGGGGGCTCCAGAGTGGCCATGGTGACAAGGGGCCTCCTCTGCGAGGGCCAGGCTACCAGTGAGTGGAGGGGCTGCCTGCTCAGGGGCTGGGGGCCAAGAGCTGCCTAGTTTTCCTCAGACAGACACAAACACGCACACCCCcctcccccatacacacacacagaaaagtgcTTCTCTTCTTGTCAAAGTGAGGGGAAGGGGCTGGCTAACCTCAAAAACAACCTGCTGCTCACCTCAGGCATCTGGAGCCGCTCCTGATCCTCCCACCCCCATGTCTTACCCCATCCTTGGGGGTTCCTCACAGAGTAACCTCAAGTGACACCTTAACTCAGCCCAGGAGTCACTCCCAATAGCCTCCTGCTTCTCCTGGGGAAGGCAGGTGTCAGGGCTCCCAGCAGAGACTGTGAACAGTTATCAGATCTGAAATGTCTTTCCTGACCTCTCCGTGACACCATACCCCAGGCTGCCTTACACCCAGCCCTacccctgcacccagccaagaagagGCTGTGTCAGTGGCCAAATAAGCCTCTTGGAAGCTTGAAATAATTGCATCTGCAGACTCCACCCATCTCCCCACCCGAGGCAGGAGCAAGTGCAAAGCTGTGTCAACAAGAAGGGACACCCTCCCACTGGTGGGGAGCACTGGGAGGAGGGAACAGCCAAACCCAGGGGACTTGGGTAGTTTCCATACCcccagaatggaaggtggacagCTGATGGCCTGCTCCCCTAGGTGCACGTCAGAAGACTGTGATGGGCCGATGGAGCCgaggaggcaggaggcagtgCGATGGGAGTGAAAGGAGTGCAGATGCCTACCTGAGGGAGCGAGCCTGTCGTGAGCTGGAGTTTCTGCTGAAACAGGGCACTCAGCATCTGGTTCTGCCGTTCCAGGTCAAACACCCTCTTCTTCAGCTTGATGCACTCCTCTCGCAGGTCCTGCCACCCACCCCGGGAGGtgcaggaagaagaggagaggatggTGGGAGAGTGTCACAGTGCTCTTCATCAGAGCAGCGGCATGCACGGATCCTGTCTGGAGGCCCCAGGACCCTTCTGGGCACACCCTTCCGCTGCAACCTCCTTCGATGAGGAATCTGAGCCTGCCGATGTTGGTAGCTATAGCATCTTCTAGGGATGGTAAATTCTCTGAAGTTTATCACCCCTGGTGGGAGGTAAATCCTATTCTCTTTGTTATCTTTCTCATCCCTAGAATCGACCCCcctgactctttttttcttttttgagacggagtctcgctttgtcaccaggctggagtgcagtggtgcaatctcggctcgctacaacctccacaacctgagttcaagcgattctcctgcctcagccttcctagtagcttggactacaggagtgcaccaccacgcccagccaacttttgtatttttagtagagacagggtttcaccatgttggctgggatggtcttgatctcttgacctcgtgatctgcccacctcggcctcccaaagtgctgggattacaggcgtaagccaccacgcctggccctctgCCTCTTAGAAACCACACATTAAAAAAGGGCCTATATAAGACAGAGCAAGGCCTTGGAGTCAAAGTGGCCCTGATGTCAAGAAGTTATCCACCATAGGTGAGTAAATATTCAGATGCCATTTAGGCTCACAACATCAACACTGCTTTAAGGACTATCACAACCTGGAAAAGCCAGCTGGGGACAGGGTAAGGGACGGAGTCATGCTGAAATCAGTGACCACTGCTCAGAGACCTGGCCTTACCTagtcccacctctgcctctaggTAGAACGGTATGGACCCGCCCAAGGCGGAAAGATGGGGAATCACCGGAGGGCAACAGCCCATCTCCTCCAAGCCCTTAGTCTCCAGGAAGGGTCTCATCTGCTGTGCCCAGGGCTTCTCCCCAGGGTGTCTGGGCTACTCACCTTCTGGTTCAGCAACGCCTGCACCACGTGGTTGGCAACCTGGGGACAGAAAG
This window harbors:
- the NCKAP5L gene encoding nck-associated protein 5-like isoform X1, with product MSEAMDQPAGGPGNPRPGEGDDGSMEPGTCQELLHRLRELEAENSALAQANENQRETYERCLDEVANHVVQALLNQKDLREECIKLKKRVFDLERQNQMLSALFQQKLQLTTGSLPQIPLTPLQPPSEPPASPSLSSTERPAAPLPLGHCAGQREVCWEQRLRPGGPGPPAAPPPALDALSPFLRKKAQILEVLRALEETDPLLLCSPATPWRPPGQGSGSPEPINGELCGPPQPEPSPWAPCLLLGPGNLGGLLHWERLLGGPGGEEGTGRPWGPSRGPPQVQGTSSGPNCAPGSSSSSSSDEAGDPNEAPSPDTLLGALARRQLNLGQLLEDTESYLQAFLAGATGPLNGDHPGPGQPSSPDQAPPQLSKSKGLPKSAWGGGTPEAHRPGFGATSEGQGPLPFLSMFMGAGDAPLGSRPGHPHSSSQVKSKLQIGPPSPGEAQGPLLPSPARGLKFLKLPPTSEKSPSPGGPQLSPQLPRNSRIPCRNSGSDGSPSPLLPRRGLGGGELSPEGAQGLPTSPSPCYTTPDSAQLRPLQSALSTTLSPGPVVSPCYENILDLSRSTFRGPSPEPPPSPLQVPTYPQLTLEVPQAPEVLRSPGVPPSPCPAESYPYGSPQEKSLDKAGSESPHPGRRTPGNSSKKPSQGSGRRPGDPGSTPLRDRLAALGKLKTGPEGALGPEKNGVPARPGTEKTRGPGKSGESAGDMVPSIHRPPEQLEAKGGIRGAVALGTNSLKQQEPGLMGDPGARVYSSHSMGARVDLEPVSPRSCLTKVELAKSRLAGALCPQVPRTPAKVPTSAPSLGKPNKSPHSSPTKLPSKSPTKVVPRPGAPPVTKESPKPDKGKGPPWADCGSTTAQSTPLVPGPTDPSQGPEGLAPHSAIEEKVMKGIEENVLRLQGQERAPGAEVKHRNTSSIASWFGLKKSKLPALNRRTEATKNKEGAGGGSPLRREVKMEARKLEAESLNISKLMAKAEDLRRALEEEKAYLSSRARPRPGGPAPGPNTGLGQVQGQLAGMYQGADTFMQQLLNRVDGKELPSKSWREPKPEYGDFQPVSSDPKSPWPACGPRNGLVGPLQGCGKPPGKPSSEPGRREEMPSEDSLAEPVPTSHFTACGSLTRTLDSGIGTFPPPDHGSSGTPSKNLPKTKPPRLDPQPGVPPARPPPLTKVPRRAHTLEREVPGIEELLVSGRHPSMPAFPALLPAAPGHRGHETCPDDPCEDPGPTPPVQLAKNWTFPNTRAAGSSSDPFMCPPRQLEGLPRTPMALPVDRKRSQEPSRPSPTPQGPPFGGSRTPSTSDMAEEGRVASGGPPGLETSESLSDSLYDSLSSCGSQG
- the NCKAP5L gene encoding nck-associated protein 5-like isoform X2 encodes the protein MFLQSPLTSLTLRPQICLCCGLLRLLLLIPLTPLQPPSEPPASPSLSSTERPAAPLPLGHCAGQREVCWEQRLRPGGPGPPAAPPPALDALSPFLRKKAQILEVLRALEETDPLLLCSPATPWRPPGQGSGSPEPINGELCGPPQPEPSPWAPCLLLGPGNLGGLLHWERLLGGPGGEEGTGRPWGPSRGPPQVQGTSSGPNCAPGSSSSSSSDEAGDPNEAPSPDTLLGALARRQLNLGQLLEDTESYLQAFLAGATGPLNGDHPGPGQPSSPDQAPPQLSKSKGLPKSAWGGGTPEAHRPGFGATSEGQGPLPFLSMFMGAGDAPLGSRPGHPHSSSQVKSKLQIGPPSPGEAQGPLLPSPARGLKFLKLPPTSEKSPSPGGPQLSPQLPRNSRIPCRNSGSDGSPSPLLPRRGLGGGELSPEGAQGLPTSPSPCYTTPDSAQLRPLQSALSTTLSPGPVVSPCYENILDLSRSTFRGPSPEPPPSPLQVPTYPQLTLEVPQAPEVLRSPGVPPSPCPAESYPYGSPQEKSLDKAGSESPHPGRRTPGNSSKKPSQGSGRRPGDPGSTPLRDRLAALGKLKTGPEGALGPEKNGVPARPGTEKTRGPGKSGESAGDMVPSIHRPPEQLEAKGGIRGAVALGTNSLKQQEPGLMGDPGARVYSSHSMGARVDLEPVSPRSCLTKVELAKSRLAGALCPQVPRTPAKVPTSAPSLGKPNKSPHSSPTKLPSKSPTKVVPRPGAPPVTKESPKPDKGKGPPWADCGSTTAQSTPLVPGPTDPSQGPEGLAPHSAIEEKVMKGIEENVLRLQGQERAPGAEVKHRNTSSIASWFGLKKSKLPALNRRTEATKNKEGAGGGSPLRREVKMEARKLEAESLNISKLMAKAEDLRRALEEEKAYLSSRARPRPGGPAPGPNTGLGQVQGQLAGMYQGADTFMQQLLNRVDGKELPSKSWREPKPEYGDFQPVSSDPKSPWPACGPRNGLVGPLQGCGKPPGKPSSEPGRREEMPSEDSLAEPVPTSHFTACGSLTRTLDSGIGTFPPPDHGSSGTPSKNLPKTKPPRLDPQPGVPPARPPPLTKVPRRAHTLEREVPGIEELLVSGRHPSMPAFPALLPAAPGHRGHETCPDDPCEDPGPTPPVQLAKNWTFPNTRAAGSSSDPFMCPPRQLEGLPRTPMALPVDRKRSQEPSRPSPTPQGPPFGGSRTPSTSDMAEEGRVASGGPPGLETSESLSDSLYDSLSSCGSQG